One Phycisphaera mikurensis NBRC 102666 DNA window includes the following coding sequences:
- a CDS encoding YkgJ family cysteine cluster protein: MPNPPPAAEEQTTWYGAGLSFACTACGGCCTGPPGYVWYDDEEEQALADHFGLSRFDFRQKYAKRKHGRWTLDEVRRGRDHDCVFLVRDERGHGKCGVYALRPTQCRTWPFWASNLKTERSWREAAAHCPGMKVPGEPGGNFVPAADIRVTAASNPPGL, translated from the coding sequence GTGCCGAATCCTCCTCCTGCCGCGGAAGAACAGACCACCTGGTACGGGGCCGGCCTGTCCTTCGCCTGCACCGCCTGCGGCGGCTGCTGCACGGGGCCGCCGGGGTACGTGTGGTACGACGACGAGGAGGAGCAGGCGCTGGCCGACCACTTCGGCCTCTCGCGCTTCGACTTCCGGCAGAAGTACGCGAAGCGGAAGCACGGCCGGTGGACGCTCGACGAGGTGCGGCGCGGCCGCGATCACGACTGCGTCTTCCTCGTGCGCGACGAGCGAGGCCATGGCAAGTGCGGCGTGTACGCGCTGCGGCCGACCCAGTGCCGGACCTGGCCCTTCTGGGCGAGCAACCTCAAGACCGAGCGGAGCTGGCGGGAGGCCGCCGCGCACTGCCCCGGCATGAAGGTGCCCGGCGAGCCGGGCGGCAACTTCGTCCCGGCGGCGGACATCCGCGTGACGGCGGCGAGCAACCCGCCGGGGCTGTGA
- a CDS encoding ATP-dependent zinc protease family protein, translating to MPEPPPKPCRIGWRERVALPDLHIRGMLAKADTGARTGAIDVVSFEELPGERVRFRVALSREDRTRTRELEAPIRRRSGVKSAHGKTQQRLFIETTLVLAGITKTIELSLAKRADLRHRLLLGRAALSPEFLVDSGRTFVVSTPHRRG from the coding sequence ATGCCCGAACCCCCGCCGAAGCCGTGCCGCATCGGATGGCGTGAGCGGGTTGCGTTGCCCGACCTGCACATCCGCGGGATGCTCGCCAAGGCCGACACCGGCGCCCGCACCGGCGCGATCGACGTCGTGTCCTTCGAGGAGCTGCCCGGTGAGCGGGTCCGCTTCCGGGTCGCGCTCTCGCGGGAGGACCGCACGAGGACCCGGGAGCTGGAGGCGCCCATCCGCCGCCGCTCCGGGGTCAAGAGCGCCCACGGCAAGACGCAGCAGCGGCTCTTCATCGAGACCACGCTCGTGCTCGCCGGCATCACCAAGACGATCGAGCTGTCGCTGGCGAAGCGTGCCGACCTCCGTCACCGCCTGCTGCTCGGCCGCGCCGCGCTCTCCCCGGAGTTCCTCGTCGATTCGGGGCGAACCTTCGTTGTCTCCACCCCGCACCGACGGGGCTGA
- a CDS encoding RimK family alpha-L-glutamate ligase, with protein sequence MKLLTLSRNPRGYTLRRLREAAHARGHKLLSRDPLNFSIHVERNAPSVVYKGEPFAAVDAVIPRIGASITHYGTAVVRQFEQMGVPVLNTSASITTSRDKLRSMQILSRHDVGLPASAFVRRKQDVLTTIRSLGGAPVIIKLLEGSQGVGVILADSEKVAEAIVETLQSAKQNVLLQKFVSESKGRDIRAFVIGGRVVAAMRRKAAGNEFRSNVHRGGSTEAVTLSPEFETCAVKAAQIMGLRIAGVDMLEGADGPQVMEVNSSPGLEGIEGATGIDIAGAMIEHAEDMAELPDIDVRQRLTLKSGYGVADVIAGEGFAFVGQTIAEAAFREREVLVLSITRGSVVIPAPKGDVPILEGDKLLCYGKLLTIKTLGT encoded by the coding sequence TTGAAGCTGCTGACACTCTCCCGCAACCCCCGCGGCTACACGCTGCGTCGCCTCCGCGAAGCCGCCCACGCCCGCGGCCACAAGCTGCTCTCGCGGGACCCGCTGAACTTCAGCATCCACGTCGAGCGGAACGCGCCGAGCGTCGTCTACAAGGGCGAGCCGTTCGCCGCGGTCGACGCGGTGATCCCGCGGATCGGGGCGAGCATCACCCACTACGGCACGGCCGTGGTGCGGCAGTTCGAGCAGATGGGCGTCCCGGTGCTGAACACCTCGGCGAGCATCACCACCAGTCGCGACAAGCTCCGCTCGATGCAGATCCTCTCGCGGCACGACGTGGGCCTGCCCGCGTCGGCCTTCGTCCGCCGCAAGCAGGACGTGCTGACGACCATCCGGAGCCTCGGCGGGGCCCCGGTCATCATCAAGCTGCTCGAGGGCAGCCAGGGCGTCGGCGTCATCCTGGCCGATTCGGAGAAGGTCGCCGAGGCCATCGTCGAGACGCTGCAGAGCGCCAAGCAGAACGTGCTGCTGCAGAAGTTCGTCAGCGAGAGCAAAGGCCGCGACATCCGCGCCTTCGTGATCGGCGGCCGCGTCGTGGCGGCCATGCGTCGCAAGGCCGCCGGCAACGAGTTCCGCAGCAACGTGCACCGCGGCGGCAGCACCGAGGCGGTGACGCTGTCGCCGGAGTTCGAGACCTGCGCCGTGAAGGCGGCGCAGATCATGGGCCTCCGCATCGCCGGCGTGGACATGCTCGAGGGCGCCGACGGCCCGCAGGTGATGGAGGTGAACTCCAGCCCCGGGCTCGAGGGGATCGAGGGTGCGACCGGCATCGACATCGCCGGCGCGATGATCGAGCACGCCGAGGACATGGCCGAGCTCCCCGACATCGACGTCCGCCAGCGGCTGACGCTCAAGAGCGGCTACGGCGTCGCCGACGTGATCGCCGGCGAGGGCTTCGCCTTCGTCGGGCAGACCATCGCCGAGGCCGCCTTCCGCGAACGCGAGGTGCTCGTGCTCTCGATCACCCGCGGCAGCGTGGTGATCCCGGCGCCCAAGGGCGACGTGCCGATCCTCGAGGGCGACAAGCTGCTCTGCTACGGCAAGCTGCTCACGATCAAGACCCTCGGCACGTGA
- the aroF gene encoding 3-deoxy-7-phosphoheptulonate synthase, translated as MIVVMRSGATQKEVSGVEALIREMELTPQAIVGTDLTVVAVLGDDRKKDGDRLEQAAGVDRVMKVLQPYKLAMRADERQRSAVTLGGPQTRSEAVVIGGDAAGVPVIAGPCSVEGEREILAAAEACKAAGADALRGGAFKPRTNPYSFQGFGEDGLKMLAAARDATGLPVVTEVLTPTDVDLVSKYADCLQVGTRNSQNYKLLEACGKSDKPVLLKRGMAMTLDELLQASEYVLSGGNQDVILCERGIRTFENHTRNTLSLSAVAELHRVSHLPVVIDPSHGTGKAHLVPSMALAAAAAGCDGLAIEVHPEPAKALTDGAQSITPAVLAELMPKLKKVAEAVA; from the coding sequence ATGATCGTCGTCATGCGCTCCGGCGCCACGCAGAAGGAAGTGTCGGGCGTGGAAGCGCTCATCCGCGAGATGGAGCTCACGCCGCAGGCGATCGTGGGGACCGACCTCACGGTGGTCGCGGTGCTCGGCGACGACCGCAAGAAGGACGGCGACCGGCTGGAGCAGGCGGCCGGGGTGGACCGCGTGATGAAGGTGCTGCAGCCGTACAAGCTCGCGATGCGGGCGGACGAGCGGCAGCGGAGCGCGGTGACGCTGGGCGGACCCCAGACCCGCTCGGAGGCCGTGGTCATCGGCGGCGACGCGGCGGGCGTGCCCGTGATCGCCGGGCCGTGCAGCGTGGAGGGCGAGAGAGAGATCCTGGCCGCCGCCGAGGCGTGCAAAGCCGCGGGCGCCGATGCGCTCCGCGGGGGCGCTTTCAAGCCGCGGACCAACCCGTACAGCTTCCAGGGCTTCGGCGAGGACGGGCTGAAGATGCTCGCCGCCGCCCGCGACGCCACCGGCCTGCCGGTCGTCACCGAGGTGCTCACGCCGACCGACGTCGACCTGGTCTCCAAGTACGCCGACTGCCTCCAGGTCGGCACCCGCAACTCGCAGAACTACAAACTGCTCGAGGCGTGCGGCAAGTCCGACAAGCCCGTTCTGCTCAAGCGCGGCATGGCGATGACCCTCGACGAGCTGCTGCAGGCCAGCGAGTACGTGCTCTCGGGCGGCAACCAGGACGTGATCCTCTGCGAGCGGGGCATCCGCACTTTTGAGAACCACACCCGCAACACGCTCTCGCTCTCCGCCGTCGCCGAGCTGCACCGCGTGAGCCACCTGCCGGTCGTCATCGACCCCAGCCACGGCACCGGCAAGGCGCACCTGGTCCCGTCGATGGCGCTGGCCGCGGCCGCGGCCGGGTGCGACGGCCTCGCCATCGAGGTGCACCCCGAGCCGGCGAAGGCGCTCACCGACGGGGCGCAATCGATCACGCCCGCGGTGCTCGCCGAGCTGATGCCGAAGCTGAAGAAGGTGGCCGAAGCGGTGGCCTGA
- a CDS encoding amidohydrolase family protein, translating to MPEAPTEPKPEPELLLAAAVCDPWGELFRPGALAVRGGEVAAWGPADDLERTWAGARRVDLGPVVVLPGMVNAHAHLDLAGRGPRPYGGDFLGWVRAEVLPMRRAAPGPALAAVRAAAAASLAAGVEAIGDVAGVPGARAALRGTGLRGVSYEEVFGLRPAAVERLAGRAAEVAAEGEAGGVAPGLQPHAPYSVSPAGYAACVGTGLRLSTHLAELAEEAELVARGTGPMRAMLGEAGLWGPELEEAYGGGRSPVAWLAPSLAAAAGRFVVAHANHVSDEDIATLAATGTSVAYCPVASAYFGHRGHRHRELLDAGVNVALGTDSVLCQPPDEPQPHGILPQVRTLLRRDGTEPATLVRMACANGFAALGLPVRTTRLLLLPVDADAGDPLRRALAGGAPPRTVALGPV from the coding sequence GTGCCGGAGGCCCCAACCGAGCCCAAGCCCGAGCCCGAGCTCCTCCTCGCCGCGGCCGTTTGCGATCCGTGGGGCGAGCTCTTCCGGCCGGGCGCACTCGCGGTCCGCGGCGGCGAGGTCGCGGCGTGGGGACCGGCCGACGATTTGGAGCGGACCTGGGCCGGCGCCCGCCGCGTCGATCTCGGGCCGGTGGTGGTCCTGCCGGGCATGGTGAACGCGCACGCGCACCTCGACCTCGCCGGGCGCGGGCCGCGGCCGTACGGCGGGGACTTCCTGGGCTGGGTCCGCGCGGAGGTGCTGCCCATGCGCCGCGCCGCCCCGGGGCCCGCGCTGGCGGCGGTTCGCGCGGCCGCGGCCGCGTCGCTCGCCGCGGGCGTGGAGGCGATCGGCGACGTGGCGGGCGTGCCTGGAGCGCGGGCGGCGCTGCGGGGCACCGGGCTGCGGGGCGTCTCCTACGAGGAGGTGTTTGGGCTGCGGCCCGCCGCGGTGGAGCGGCTGGCCGGGCGCGCGGCCGAGGTGGCGGCCGAGGGCGAGGCCGGCGGCGTCGCGCCCGGCTTGCAGCCGCACGCGCCGTACTCCGTGTCCCCGGCGGGCTACGCGGCGTGCGTGGGCACCGGCTTGCGCCTCTCGACCCACCTGGCGGAGCTCGCCGAGGAAGCCGAGCTGGTGGCCCGCGGCACCGGCCCGATGCGGGCGATGCTCGGGGAAGCCGGCCTCTGGGGCCCGGAGCTGGAGGAGGCCTACGGCGGCGGCCGCTCGCCGGTGGCCTGGCTGGCTCCGTCGCTCGCCGCGGCGGCGGGGCGGTTCGTCGTCGCCCACGCGAACCACGTGAGCGACGAGGACATCGCCACGCTCGCCGCCACCGGCACCTCGGTCGCGTACTGCCCGGTCGCTTCGGCCTATTTCGGCCACCGCGGCCACCGCCACCGCGAGCTGCTCGACGCGGGCGTCAACGTCGCCCTCGGCACCGACTCGGTGCTGTGCCAGCCGCCCGACGAGCCGCAGCCCCACGGCATCCTCCCGCAGGTCCGCACGCTCCTTCGCCGCGACGGCACCGAGCCCGCGACGCTCGTGCGGATGGCGTGCGCCAACGGCTTCGCGGCGCTGGGGCTCCCGGTGCGGACGACGCGTCTGCTGCTGCTGCCGGTGGACGCCGACGCCGGCGACCCGCTGCGTCGGGCGCTCGCGGGCGGCGCGCCGCCGCGGACCGTGGCCCTCGGCCCCGTCTGA
- a CDS encoding flavin reductase family protein, which yields MAPSPAPADVSSPPSSPGPIAQALGNIPGGVWVLTSRVDDRRRGLLVGRVQQLGSRPPVVAVAVPKGEPIMPLLSDSGRFALCQLGEEDRRIRRKFSTEPEEDEDPFLGLRLADPRQAGLPIVETTVGHLECSIVRHLDFEGDHDLFIGEVVSARRGAGLPLVRLRDDGLEA from the coding sequence ATGGCTCCCAGCCCCGCCCCCGCAGACGTCTCCAGCCCCCCTAGCTCCCCCGGCCCGATCGCGCAGGCGCTGGGCAACATCCCCGGCGGCGTCTGGGTGCTGACCTCCCGCGTGGACGATCGGCGGCGGGGCCTGCTGGTGGGCCGCGTGCAGCAGCTGGGCTCGCGCCCGCCGGTGGTGGCCGTCGCGGTGCCCAAGGGCGAGCCGATCATGCCGCTGCTCTCCGACAGCGGCCGCTTCGCGCTGTGCCAGCTCGGCGAGGAGGACCGCCGCATCCGCCGCAAGTTCTCCACCGAGCCCGAAGAGGACGAGGACCCCTTCCTCGGCCTGCGGCTGGCGGATCCCCGGCAGGCGGGGTTGCCGATCGTCGAGACGACCGTCGGCCACCTCGAGTGCTCGATCGTCCGTCACCTCGACTTCGAGGGCGACCACGACCTGTTCATCGGCGAGGTCGTCTCCGCGCGACGCGGCGCCGGCCTTCCGCTCGTGCGGCTGCGGGATGACGGCTTGGAGGCCTGA
- a CDS encoding DUF58 domain-containing protein, whose protein sequence is MTLLSPAERSRLDALDLASRKLLRGGLQGERRAKQKGQSVEFADFRPYTVGDDLRRIDWNLYARLDKLILRLFLEEQDLALTVLIDVSPSMAEGQPSGTDPPEKLLAAKRIAAALGYLALSRMNRLAVHGFHDGLTDGISGLRGRRPIPRLLAFLEGLRSAEGPGDLGRSLFDLARRHPRAGVVLVISDLLDKPSGGRLEEALKPLAAQRFDAHVLHLLSPAELDPASAGITGDLRLTDREDGDAAEVSATPQLLRRYRQTLDAFCAGARSACLRRGVSYGRVSSADPLESGVLPVLRAGGLVRA, encoded by the coding sequence ATGACCCTCCTCTCCCCCGCCGAACGCAGCCGCCTCGACGCCCTGGACCTCGCCAGCCGCAAGCTGCTGCGCGGCGGGCTGCAGGGCGAGCGGCGGGCGAAGCAGAAGGGTCAGAGCGTCGAATTCGCCGACTTCCGGCCCTACACCGTCGGCGACGACCTGCGGCGGATCGACTGGAACCTCTACGCCCGGCTGGACAAGCTGATCCTGCGGCTGTTCCTCGAGGAGCAGGACCTCGCGCTCACCGTGCTGATCGATGTGAGCCCGTCGATGGCCGAGGGCCAGCCGAGCGGCACGGACCCGCCGGAGAAGCTGCTCGCGGCGAAGCGGATCGCCGCGGCGCTGGGCTACCTCGCCCTCTCGCGCATGAACCGGCTCGCCGTGCACGGCTTCCACGACGGCTTGACCGACGGGATCTCGGGCCTCCGCGGACGCCGGCCGATCCCGCGGCTGCTCGCGTTTCTGGAGGGGTTGCGGTCCGCCGAGGGTCCCGGCGACCTGGGCCGCTCGCTGTTCGACCTCGCCCGCCGCCACCCCCGCGCCGGCGTGGTGCTGGTGATCTCCGACCTCCTGGACAAGCCCTCCGGGGGGCGGCTGGAGGAAGCGCTCAAGCCGCTGGCCGCGCAGCGCTTCGACGCCCACGTGCTGCACCTGCTCTCCCCCGCCGAGCTGGACCCCGCTTCGGCCGGCATCACCGGCGACCTCCGCCTCACCGACCGCGAGGACGGCGACGCCGCGGAGGTCTCCGCCACCCCGCAGCTGCTCCGCCGGTACCGGCAGACCCTCGACGCCTTCTGCGCGGGCGCCCGCTCGGCCTGCCTCCGCCGCGGCGTCTCCTACGGCCGCGTCAGCTCCGCCGACCCGCTGGAATCTGGCGTGCTGCCGGTGCTTCGCGCCGGCGGGCTGGTGAGGGCGTAG
- a CDS encoding AAA family ATPase, whose amino-acid sequence MPEPTSNAPDRAGAAIERFASSYAAVKEQLARVIVGQEDVVDGVLTTLFVGGNVLLEGVPGLGKTLLIRSLSEALSLEFSRIQFTPDLMPADITGTTIVVEEQKADGTTQRDFQFRRGPLFAQIVLADEINRATPKTQSAMLEAMAEKSVTVGGTSYEMAKPFFVMATQNPIEQEGTYPLPEAQLDRFLFKLEVGYSDRAQMHEILNRTTAGVSAEVRPQLDAKTIVAFQKLVRQVVLPPAVQDFAVRAVLATHPGGEFASEKINRFARVGASPRAAQALVLAAKVTALRSGRPHASVDDVKAVMLPALRHRVLLNFEGEAEGVGQDQVVEEIRDSLPVEA is encoded by the coding sequence ATGCCGGAACCCACCTCCAACGCCCCCGACCGAGCCGGCGCCGCCATCGAACGCTTCGCCTCCTCCTACGCCGCCGTCAAGGAGCAGCTCGCCCGCGTGATCGTCGGCCAGGAGGACGTGGTCGACGGCGTGCTGACCACGCTGTTCGTCGGCGGCAACGTGCTGCTGGAGGGCGTGCCCGGGCTGGGCAAGACGCTGCTGATCCGCAGCCTCTCCGAGGCGCTCTCGCTGGAGTTCTCGCGGATCCAGTTCACACCCGACCTCATGCCCGCCGACATCACCGGCACCACGATCGTCGTGGAGGAGCAGAAAGCCGACGGCACCACGCAGCGCGACTTCCAGTTCCGCCGCGGCCCGCTCTTCGCCCAGATCGTGCTCGCCGACGAGATCAACCGGGCGACGCCCAAGACGCAGTCGGCGATGCTCGAGGCGATGGCCGAGAAGAGCGTCACCGTCGGTGGCACCAGCTACGAGATGGCCAAACCCTTCTTCGTGATGGCCACGCAGAACCCCATCGAGCAGGAGGGCACGTACCCGCTGCCCGAGGCGCAGCTGGACCGCTTCCTCTTCAAGCTGGAGGTGGGCTACAGCGACCGGGCCCAGATGCACGAGATCCTGAATCGGACGACGGCGGGCGTCTCCGCCGAGGTGCGGCCGCAGCTGGACGCGAAGACGATCGTCGCCTTCCAGAAGCTCGTCCGCCAGGTGGTGCTCCCCCCCGCCGTGCAGGACTTCGCCGTGCGGGCGGTGCTCGCGACGCACCCCGGTGGCGAGTTCGCGAGCGAGAAGATCAACCGCTTCGCCCGCGTCGGCGCCAGCCCCCGCGCCGCCCAGGCGCTCGTCCTCGCCGCCAAGGTCACCGCCCTCCGCAGCGGCCGCCCGCACGCGAGCGTCGACGACGTGAAGGCCGTCATGCTGCCGGCCCTCCGCCACCGCGTCCTGCTCAATTTCGAGGGTGAAGCGGAGGGCGTCGGGCAGGACCAGGTGGTGGAGGAGATCCGAGATTCGCTGCCGGTGGAGGCTTGA
- a CDS encoding DUF2752 domain-containing protein, protein MADATPQSARPAGGRWSRLAGLGLAGSALAVLGVAAWLQPEAAGVGTHTGLGLSPCGFLQATGLPCATCGMTTATSLAAHGRLLAAAATQPAGLLFALALGGLVWLGGWLACSGRPAGPVLAGLSRVVFSGRGLLAALVIVGGSWVYKAARMAAADGSSAPWSAALPASPAPEAVPGG, encoded by the coding sequence ATGGCCGACGCGACCCCCCAGAGCGCCCGACCCGCCGGTGGTCGGTGGAGCCGCCTCGCGGGGCTGGGCTTGGCGGGCTCCGCGCTGGCGGTGCTGGGCGTGGCGGCCTGGCTGCAGCCCGAAGCGGCGGGCGTGGGCACGCACACGGGGTTGGGCCTGAGCCCGTGCGGATTCCTGCAGGCGACCGGCCTGCCCTGCGCCACGTGCGGGATGACCACGGCGACGTCGCTCGCGGCGCACGGCCGGCTGCTCGCCGCGGCCGCGACGCAGCCGGCGGGCCTGCTCTTCGCGCTCGCGCTCGGCGGCTTGGTCTGGCTCGGCGGCTGGCTTGCGTGCAGCGGCCGCCCGGCGGGCCCGGTGCTCGCGGGCCTAAGCCGGGTGGTGTTCTCGGGACGCGGCCTGCTCGCCGCGCTGGTGATCGTCGGCGGCTCCTGGGTCTACAAGGCGGCGCGCATGGCGGCGGCCGACGGATCGTCGGCTCCGTGGTCCGCCGCGCTGCCGGCTTCCCCCGCGCCGGAGGCGGTGCCCGGTGGCTGA
- a CDS encoding CDP-alcohol phosphatidyltransferase family protein — MTASPDPAPAEPARRIRKRRTPAAVARRTIAVLPTLFTLGNLLSGFFAVFLASRPADLVLPFGWTPLTWAAMLIFFGMLLDGLDGRIARLTRSSSDLGAQLDSMADMVSFGVAPAFLVVQVLEVQTPFLGATEAFDTSFDRLGLAVAAAFVACAGLRLARFNVEANAPDDAETEEPDKNWFSGLPSPGAAGAVAGLVLLHQHLLASPKLSGSAVAPAAGLGLDAAALGLLAATLLCALGMVSRLPYVHVLNRYVRGRAPFSTVALAVVAFLLLTVFPQYAIAAGFVGYAVSGPLVRLRSLRS, encoded by the coding sequence GTGACCGCCTCCCCGGACCCAGCGCCCGCCGAACCCGCCCGCCGCATCCGCAAACGCCGCACGCCCGCCGCCGTCGCCCGCCGCACGATCGCCGTGCTGCCCACGCTGTTCACGCTGGGCAACCTGCTCTCGGGCTTCTTCGCGGTCTTCCTGGCGTCGCGCCCGGCGGACCTGGTGCTGCCGTTTGGATGGACGCCGCTCACGTGGGCGGCGATGCTGATCTTCTTCGGCATGCTGCTGGACGGGCTCGACGGCCGCATCGCCCGGCTCACCCGCAGCTCCAGCGACCTGGGCGCCCAGCTGGACTCCATGGCCGACATGGTCAGCTTCGGCGTGGCGCCGGCCTTCCTCGTCGTGCAGGTGCTGGAGGTGCAGACACCCTTCCTGGGCGCGACCGAGGCCTTCGACACGAGCTTCGACCGGCTCGGGCTGGCGGTCGCCGCGGCCTTCGTGGCGTGCGCCGGCCTGCGGCTGGCCCGCTTCAACGTCGAGGCCAACGCCCCCGACGACGCGGAGACGGAAGAGCCCGACAAGAACTGGTTCAGCGGGCTGCCCTCCCCGGGCGCGGCCGGCGCCGTCGCCGGGCTGGTCCTGCTCCACCAGCACCTGCTCGCGTCGCCGAAGCTCAGCGGCTCGGCGGTCGCGCCGGCCGCGGGCCTGGGCCTGGACGCCGCGGCGCTGGGCTTGCTCGCCGCGACGCTGCTCTGCGCGCTCGGGATGGTCAGCCGGCTGCCCTACGTGCACGTGCTGAACCGCTACGTCCGCGGGCGGGCCCCCTTCAGCACGGTCGCGCTCGCGGTGGTCGCGTTCCTGCTGCTCACGGTCTTCCCGCAGTACGCCATCGCCGCGGGCTTCGTGGGGTATGCGGTCAGCGGGCCGCTGGTGCGCCTCCGCTCGCTGCGGAGCTGA
- a CDS encoding alpha/beta hydrolase family protein yields the protein MPSAPLTSHRVPGACGLPILADARTPEKGTARATVLLGHGFKGYKEYGFLPRLGEVLAGAGFATVAFNFSHAGMTRPEGPFTREDLFALDTWNKQVADWHALLQAVRSGRIPGVPADRPVAFFGHSRGGLSALLAAARLAGDARPAAVVAAAAPADASRLSDADAATLRAGHAIESPSGRTGQTLRVLPSWLLEQDADPEGHDPVRAATTLGAAGVPLLVIHGTEDATVNPGDATRLAGAAGAAPVLVEGADHVFGAPNPMPRSVAASDATRRLFEETLRFLGSLAGTPR from the coding sequence ATGCCCAGCGCGCCCCTGACCAGCCACCGCGTCCCCGGCGCCTGCGGCTTGCCGATCCTCGCCGATGCCCGCACCCCGGAGAAGGGGACTGCCCGCGCAACGGTGCTCCTGGGCCACGGCTTCAAGGGGTACAAGGAGTACGGCTTCCTCCCGCGTCTCGGGGAGGTGTTGGCCGGTGCCGGATTCGCGACCGTTGCCTTCAACTTCTCGCACGCGGGGATGACCCGCCCCGAGGGGCCGTTCACCCGGGAAGACCTCTTCGCGCTCGACACGTGGAACAAGCAGGTCGCCGACTGGCACGCGCTGCTCCAGGCGGTGCGGAGCGGCCGGATCCCGGGCGTGCCGGCGGACCGGCCGGTGGCGTTCTTCGGCCACAGCCGCGGCGGGCTGTCGGCGCTGCTCGCGGCGGCCCGGCTGGCCGGGGACGCGCGGCCCGCGGCCGTCGTCGCCGCCGCCGCCCCGGCCGACGCCTCGCGGCTGAGCGATGCGGACGCGGCGACACTGCGGGCGGGCCACGCGATCGAATCGCCCTCGGGCCGCACCGGCCAGACGCTCCGCGTGCTGCCCTCGTGGCTGCTCGAGCAGGACGCCGACCCGGAGGGGCACGACCCGGTGCGGGCGGCGACCACCCTCGGCGCGGCGGGCGTCCCGCTGCTTGTGATCCACGGGACCGAGGACGCGACGGTCAATCCCGGCGACGCGACGCGACTCGCCGGGGCGGCCGGCGCGGCGCCCGTGCTTGTCGAGGGGGCGGACCACGTCTTCGGTGCGCCCAATCCGATGCCGCGCAGCGTCGCGGCCTCCGACGCGACGCGACGCCTTTTCGAGGAGACGCTCCGCTTCCTCGGCTCGCTCGCGGGGACGCCCCGCTGA
- a CDS encoding class I SAM-dependent methyltransferase, which translates to MDPTGESASTAAEPMSPHPVLPAYFDDLPARGPMVDRLFDDTAAHYDRITGLLSFGSGGRYRREVLEQAGVQPGQRVLDLACGTGQVSEAAARLVGAGGAVLGVDPSAGMLAVAVAKMRRLREAEPRTGPFRAIAGGAEALPLSDQSVDVVTMGYALRHVPDLVGAFREMRRVLRPGGRVVVMEISAPANPLLRWPLKAYLRGVVPPLSRWITGDPRSRTLMAYYWDTMEHCVPPSAIQAAMAAAGLVAVERRRLWGTFSNYLARSPKQRND; encoded by the coding sequence ATGGACCCGACCGGGGAATCCGCTTCGACCGCTGCCGAGCCGATGTCGCCCCACCCGGTGCTGCCGGCGTACTTCGACGATCTCCCGGCGCGTGGGCCGATGGTCGACCGTCTGTTCGATGACACGGCGGCGCATTACGACCGCATCACCGGGCTGCTGTCGTTCGGCTCGGGCGGTCGGTACCGGCGGGAGGTGCTCGAGCAGGCGGGCGTGCAACCCGGCCAGCGCGTGCTCGACCTCGCCTGCGGCACCGGGCAGGTCAGCGAGGCCGCGGCCCGGCTCGTCGGTGCCGGCGGTGCCGTCCTGGGCGTCGATCCCAGCGCCGGGATGCTCGCCGTCGCCGTCGCAAAGATGCGGCGGCTGCGGGAAGCGGAACCGCGGACCGGGCCCTTCCGCGCCATCGCCGGCGGGGCCGAGGCGCTCCCGCTGAGCGACCAATCGGTCGACGTCGTGACGATGGGGTACGCGCTCCGCCACGTGCCCGACCTGGTCGGGGCCTTCCGGGAGATGCGACGCGTCCTCCGCCCGGGCGGCCGGGTCGTGGTGATGGAGATCTCGGCGCCCGCCAACCCGCTGCTGCGGTGGCCCCTGAAGGCGTACCTCCGCGGCGTCGTGCCGCCGCTGTCCCGGTGGATCACCGGGGATCCGCGGTCCCGCACGCTGATGGCGTACTACTGGGACACGATGGAGCACTGCGTCCCGCCCTCCGCCATCCAAGCGGCGATGGCTGCTGCGGGGTTGGTCGCCGTCGAGCGGCGCCGGCTCTGGGGGACCTTCAGCAACTACCTCGCCCGCAGCCCGAAGCAGCGCAACGATTGA